One Luteolibacter sp. Y139 genomic region harbors:
- a CDS encoding PSD1 and planctomycete cytochrome C domain-containing protein — protein sequence MRVLLPICSFSILALPTLLSAEPATVDFSKDVRPILSNRCFKCHGPDEGARKGKLRLDLKEAALGAGESGKTTIVPHKPDESELVKRLHSTDPEDIMPPASAKMEMPESEREILRQWIAQGAEYKDHWAFVPPVKVTLPAGDTKPAIDQLVQKRLTAEHLKPSPEAGKYQLIRRVSLDLTGLPPSPEETHAFVNDTAPDAYDKLVDRLLASPAYGERWARRWMDLARYADTNGYEKDRERSIWPWRDWVIRSLNDDMPFDQFTIRQLAGDMLPGATPDDIVATGFHRNTMLNEEGGIDPLEFRYHAMTDRVATTGITWLGMTVGCAQCHTHKYDPILHREYFQLMAFMDNTEEIRYDLPDPTLAERQSKRDREVADLIAALPEKWPSPPPPAPTLTSVTSESGEVAKILPDQSALFSTPGAAKDTYTLCFDAKGGTIDRIRLDALADAGIVSGGPGRTGHGNFVLSEIEVYTRPNRPNAEWQRVELASASAAVEQPGYPVSAAIDGKRETGWAVQKDGVPLKTDKDATFTFKTPVDTHRTPHFMVKLVQDYGSSHTIGRPRISVSGPDDKKPENKDAVRLAYDAWLDRTRDATVPWTVLEPVKMDSNEPILTLEKDKSVFVSGDTTKDDRFVLTFKDFPAGASSIRLEALADKRQPAYGPGKTYYEGPSGDFLLYRIIVKADGQELKIASASASNSSNPQLAIDEDDLTGWGPAGRFGENCQAVFNLAEPLPRARELTVELRMGRHYAATLGKFRLSATDEPAKAPSQVLPHDLEEVLVTGDKRKIDAARPELFRQFLLNAPELTNETNAIRELLKPLSTTSTLAMAERDPQHPRKTFRHNRGEFTQPAEPVSPNVPAFLPPMDPKEPKNRLGFARWLVSRGHPLTARVTVNRQWQAFFGIGLVKTLEDFGFQGEMPSNQELLDWLAVDFMENGWSMKRLHRQIVTSATYKQSSKVTPELLEKDPQNRLLARGPRTRVEAEMVRDIVLSSADLLSHKMYGPSVRPPQPNSVTEGAYGGMSWDVSQGEDRYRRALYTFAKRSAPFATSITFDAPTGEACIARREMANSPLQSLVLLNDEVFYEAAQVLGKKVAALQGTHADKVTYIFERCLTRPPEASETDMLVTFYNGQVERLKKGELKTAELMPAGSTDDEAAWMMTARILLNLDETITRN from the coding sequence TTGAGAGTCCTGCTGCCGATCTGCTCGTTTTCCATTCTCGCGCTTCCCACTCTCCTGAGTGCGGAACCTGCCACGGTCGACTTTAGCAAGGACGTCCGCCCCATTCTCTCGAATCGCTGCTTCAAATGCCACGGCCCCGATGAAGGCGCGCGCAAGGGCAAGCTCCGCCTCGATCTCAAGGAAGCCGCGCTCGGCGCCGGCGAATCCGGCAAGACCACGATCGTCCCCCACAAGCCGGACGAAAGCGAACTCGTGAAGCGCCTCCACTCCACCGATCCGGAGGACATCATGCCGCCCGCGAGCGCGAAGATGGAAATGCCGGAAAGCGAGCGCGAGATCCTGCGTCAATGGATCGCCCAAGGTGCGGAATACAAGGATCACTGGGCCTTCGTCCCACCGGTCAAAGTCACCCTTCCAGCCGGCGACACCAAACCAGCAATCGATCAGCTGGTGCAGAAGCGTCTAACAGCCGAGCACCTCAAGCCCTCTCCGGAAGCTGGCAAATACCAGCTCATCCGCCGCGTCTCGCTCGACCTCACCGGCCTGCCGCCATCGCCGGAGGAAACGCACGCCTTCGTCAACGACACCGCGCCCGATGCCTACGACAAACTCGTCGATCGCCTGCTCGCCTCCCCTGCCTATGGCGAACGCTGGGCACGCCGCTGGATGGACCTCGCCCGCTACGCCGACACCAATGGCTACGAGAAGGACCGCGAACGCAGCATCTGGCCATGGCGCGATTGGGTGATCCGCTCGCTCAATGACGACATGCCCTTCGATCAGTTCACGATCCGGCAACTCGCCGGTGACATGCTGCCCGGGGCTACTCCTGACGACATCGTCGCCACCGGCTTTCACCGGAATACGATGCTCAATGAAGAAGGCGGCATCGACCCACTCGAGTTCCGCTATCACGCGATGACCGACCGCGTGGCCACCACCGGCATCACCTGGCTCGGCATGACCGTGGGCTGCGCGCAGTGTCACACGCACAAATACGACCCCATCCTGCACCGGGAGTATTTCCAGCTGATGGCCTTCATGGATAACACGGAGGAGATCCGCTACGACTTGCCGGACCCCACCTTGGCCGAGCGGCAGTCAAAGCGGGACCGCGAAGTCGCTGACCTCATCGCCGCGCTTCCGGAAAAGTGGCCATCACCTCCCCCACCCGCTCCCACGCTCACCTCCGTCACCAGCGAGTCCGGTGAAGTGGCGAAGATCCTTCCCGATCAATCCGCCCTCTTCTCCACACCCGGCGCTGCCAAGGACACCTACACGCTCTGCTTCGATGCGAAGGGCGGCACGATCGATCGCATCCGCTTGGATGCCCTGGCGGATGCCGGTATTGTTTCCGGTGGGCCCGGAAGGACTGGCCACGGGAATTTCGTGCTGAGCGAAATCGAAGTCTACACCCGCCCGAATCGACCGAATGCCGAATGGCAGCGCGTCGAACTCGCCAGCGCAAGCGCCGCCGTCGAACAACCCGGTTACCCCGTGTCCGCCGCCATCGATGGCAAACGCGAGACCGGCTGGGCAGTTCAGAAAGACGGCGTGCCTCTCAAGACGGACAAGGATGCCACCTTCACCTTCAAGACCCCCGTCGATACCCATCGCACCCCTCACTTCATGGTGAAGCTGGTGCAGGACTACGGCAGCTCCCACACCATCGGTCGGCCTAGGATCTCGGTCAGCGGACCGGATGACAAGAAGCCCGAAAACAAGGACGCTGTTAGACTCGCCTATGACGCATGGCTGGATCGCACCCGTGACGCCACCGTGCCGTGGACAGTGCTGGAGCCCGTGAAGATGGATTCGAATGAACCCATCCTCACGCTGGAAAAGGACAAGTCCGTCTTCGTCTCCGGCGACACCACCAAGGACGACCGTTTCGTCCTCACCTTTAAGGATTTCCCAGCCGGTGCTTCCTCCATCCGGTTGGAAGCGCTCGCCGACAAGCGGCAGCCCGCCTACGGCCCCGGCAAGACCTACTATGAAGGCCCGAGCGGTGATTTCCTGCTCTACCGCATCATCGTGAAAGCCGACGGCCAGGAGCTGAAGATCGCCTCCGCCAGCGCGAGCAACAGCAGCAATCCACAGCTCGCCATCGATGAAGACGACCTCACCGGCTGGGGACCCGCCGGCCGCTTCGGCGAGAATTGCCAGGCCGTCTTCAATCTCGCCGAGCCCCTGCCCCGTGCCCGCGAACTCACCGTGGAGTTGCGGATGGGCCGCCACTACGCCGCCACCCTCGGCAAGTTCCGCCTCTCCGCCACCGATGAACCAGCCAAGGCGCCCTCCCAAGTCCTCCCCCACGATCTGGAAGAAGTCCTCGTCACCGGCGACAAGCGCAAGATCGATGCCGCACGCCCCGAGCTCTTCCGCCAGTTCCTGCTCAATGCACCGGAGCTGACAAACGAAACCAACGCCATCCGCGAGCTGCTGAAGCCGCTCTCCACCACCTCCACCCTCGCGATGGCCGAGCGCGATCCACAGCACCCGCGCAAGACCTTCCGCCACAATCGCGGCGAGTTCACCCAGCCCGCGGAACCCGTCTCGCCGAACGTGCCCGCCTTCCTCCCACCTATGGACCCGAAGGAGCCGAAGAACCGCCTCGGCTTCGCCCGCTGGCTGGTCTCCCGGGGCCATCCGCTCACCGCGCGCGTCACCGTGAATCGCCAGTGGCAGGCATTCTTCGGCATCGGTCTCGTGAAGACCCTCGAGGACTTCGGCTTCCAGGGAGAGATGCCTAGCAATCAGGAGCTGCTCGATTGGCTCGCCGTGGACTTCATGGAAAACGGCTGGTCCATGAAACGGCTCCACCGCCAGATCGTCACCAGCGCGACTTACAAGCAAAGCTCCAAGGTCACACCCGAGCTGTTAGAAAAGGACCCACAGAACCGCCTGCTCGCCCGCGGCCCGCGCACCCGGGTGGAGGCTGAGATGGTGCGGGACATCGTCCTCAGCTCCGCCGACCTGCTTTCTCACAAGATGTATGGCCCCTCCGTCCGGCCACCCCAGCCGAATAGCGTCACCGAAGGCGCCTACGGCGGCATGTCCTGGGACGTCAGCCAGGGCGAGGATCGCTACCGCCGCGCGCTCTACACCTTCGCGAAGCGCTCGGCTCCCTTCGCCACCTCCATCACCTTCGACGCCCCCACCGGCGAAGCCTGCATCGCCCGCCGCGAAATGGCGAATAGCCCGCTACAGTCACTGGTGCTCCTCAATGACGAGGTCTTCTACGAAGCCGCCCAAGTGCTCGGCAAGAAAGTCGCCGCACTCCAGGGCACGCATGCGGACAAGGTCACCTACATCTTCGAGCGCTGCCTCACCCGCCCGCCCGAGGCCAGCGAGACGGACATGCTCGTCACCTTCTACAACGGCCAAGTCGAACGCTTGAAGAAAGGCGAACTGAAGACCGCCGAACTCATGCCCGCCGGCTCCACCGACGACGAAGCCGCATGGATGATGACCGCCCGCATCCTCCTCAATCTCGACGAAACCATCACCCGGAACTGA
- a CDS encoding DUF1501 domain-containing protein, producing MNCHNSLFARQHLPGNDVSRRWFLRECGLGVGKIGLASLLGDALFQSAAAATTAATSPIGANYPGKAKSVIHLFMAGAPSQLDLFDPKPELAKLDGKPLPPSVTSGQRLAFIRPDAAVMSSRFKFAQHGQSGAWISELLPYTAKIADDLCFVKSVKTDQFNHAPAQIFFNTGFLQPGRPSIGSWVTYGLGSMNNNLPAFVVLSTGAGVSGGAANWSSGFLPTVYSGVRFRNSGDPILNTASPRGVDDKLQRDTIDVVSQLNRLQLASVSDPEISTRIAAHEMAFRLQHSAPELTDLSGESEATLKLYGIDDIKKPSYARACLLARRMVERGVRFINIYHEGWDAHSDLAGNHGSMCKATDQASAALVTDLKQRGLLDETLVVWGGEFGRTPMVETNPTLGRALGRDHHPSAFTVWMAGGGIKPGLSYGETDDLGYQVVDKPVHVHDLQATMLHCLGIDHERLTYFYAGRHFRLTDVHGHVVKDLMA from the coding sequence ATGAACTGCCACAATTCCCTCTTCGCGAGACAGCATCTCCCGGGCAATGACGTCAGCCGCCGTTGGTTCCTCAGGGAATGCGGCCTCGGCGTCGGCAAGATCGGCCTCGCCTCGCTGTTAGGCGACGCACTCTTCCAAAGCGCCGCAGCCGCCACCACTGCAGCCACCTCACCCATCGGCGCGAACTACCCCGGCAAGGCCAAGTCGGTGATCCACCTCTTCATGGCCGGCGCGCCATCCCAGCTCGATCTCTTCGACCCGAAGCCAGAGCTCGCGAAGCTCGATGGCAAGCCCCTCCCGCCCTCCGTCACCAGCGGCCAGCGCCTCGCCTTCATCCGCCCGGATGCCGCGGTCATGTCATCGCGCTTCAAGTTCGCCCAGCACGGCCAGAGCGGCGCATGGATCAGCGAGCTGCTCCCCTACACCGCGAAGATCGCCGATGACCTCTGCTTCGTGAAATCGGTCAAGACCGACCAATTCAACCACGCCCCCGCGCAGATCTTCTTCAATACCGGCTTCCTCCAGCCCGGCCGCCCCAGCATCGGCTCATGGGTCACCTACGGCCTCGGCTCGATGAACAACAACCTGCCCGCCTTCGTCGTCCTCAGCACCGGCGCAGGTGTCAGCGGTGGCGCGGCGAATTGGTCCAGCGGCTTCCTGCCCACCGTCTACTCGGGCGTGCGCTTTCGCAATTCCGGCGACCCGATCCTCAATACCGCCAGCCCCCGCGGCGTGGATGACAAGCTCCAGCGCGACACCATCGACGTCGTCTCACAGCTCAATCGCCTGCAACTCGCCAGCGTCAGTGATCCCGAGATCTCCACCCGCATCGCCGCGCACGAGATGGCTTTCCGTCTCCAACACAGCGCCCCGGAACTCACCGATCTCTCCGGCGAGAGCGAGGCCACGCTGAAGCTCTACGGCATCGATGACATCAAGAAGCCATCCTACGCACGCGCCTGCCTGCTCGCACGCCGCATGGTCGAGCGCGGCGTGCGCTTCATCAATATCTACCACGAGGGCTGGGACGCCCACTCCGACCTCGCGGGCAATCACGGCAGCATGTGCAAGGCCACCGACCAGGCCAGCGCCGCCCTCGTCACCGATCTCAAGCAACGCGGCCTGTTAGACGAAACCCTCGTCGTCTGGGGTGGTGAATTCGGCCGCACCCCGATGGTCGAGACCAATCCTACTCTAGGTCGCGCCCTCGGCCGCGACCACCACCCCTCCGCCTTCACCGTCTGGATGGCCGGTGGCGGCATCAAGCCCGGCCTCAGCTACGGAGAGACCGATGACCTCGGCTACCAGGTCGTCGACAAGCCCGTCCACGTCCACGACCTGCAGGCCACCATGCTCCACTGCCTCGGCATCGATCATGAGCGCCTCACCTACTTCTACGCCGGCCGCCACTTCCGCCTCACGGATGTCCATGGCCACGTGGTGAAGGACCTGATGGCGTGA